A genomic window from Yoonia rosea includes:
- a CDS encoding DUF2163 domain-containing protein codes for MSNDALTTHLQSGTTHTCHCWLIVRRDGRMFGFTDHDRTLQFDGVSYAPQNGLSARAIASTTGLSVNNTEAIGMLSDDAIAEADILAGRFDGAAVQVWLVCWDDVALRKMLFRGTLGEITRGAGGFAAELHGLTAALNQMQGRSYLKTCSAVLGDGHCKFVTDHSSYRLESRLSVPSDGQVFDVAGGGSFNAGWFENGTLRVLSGAGAGLQGVIKRDSGTETRVLTLWSPLQAVIRSGDLIRITAGCDKRPVTCREKFNNFLNFQGFPDIPGDDWLVSVPRADRPNKGGSLIR; via the coding sequence ATGAGCAATGATGCACTCACCACCCATCTGCAATCGGGCACCACCCATACCTGCCATTGCTGGCTGATTGTGCGGCGGGATGGCCGGATGTTCGGCTTTACCGACCATGACCGGACCTTGCAGTTCGACGGGGTGTCCTATGCGCCGCAAAACGGTCTGAGTGCGCGGGCGATTGCCAGCACGACGGGCCTGTCGGTCAATAATACCGAAGCCATCGGTATGCTCAGTGATGACGCCATCGCCGAGGCCGATATTCTGGCGGGCCGGTTTGACGGCGCGGCAGTGCAAGTCTGGCTGGTGTGCTGGGATGATGTGGCGCTGCGCAAGATGCTCTTTCGCGGCACATTGGGTGAGATCACACGCGGTGCGGGCGGGTTTGCGGCGGAATTGCACGGGCTGACTGCGGCATTGAACCAGATGCAGGGGCGATCCTATCTCAAAACCTGTAGTGCTGTACTGGGGGACGGGCACTGTAAGTTCGTGACAGATCACAGTTCATACCGGCTTGAATCTAGGTTGTCTGTGCCCAGTGACGGCCAAGTGTTTGATGTGGCTGGCGGCGGGTCCTTCAATGCGGGCTGGTTCGAGAATGGCACTTTGCGGGTGCTGAGCGGCGCGGGCGCAGGACTACAAGGCGTGATCAAGCGTGACAGCGGAACCGAGACACGCGTGCTCACGCTCTGGTCCCCGTTGCAGGCGGTGATCCGCTCGGGGGATCTGATCCGCATCACTGCAGGCTGTGACAAACGCCCTGTGACATGCCGTGAGAAATTCAACAATTTTCTGAACTTTCAGGGGTTCCCCGATATTCCCGGCGATGACTGGCTTGTCAGCGTGCCGCGTGCGGATCGTCCCAACAAGGGCGGGAGCCTGATTCGATGA
- a CDS encoding DUF7742 family protein — protein MRPLHLADIETAARALALIAPDKRAAAMRDMIAKATLADRYRLAHGRPHPLFGTGTLMSCALRGAVASRPAALGPDALHALAIAAQELRGFYMHQFQ, from the coding sequence GTGAGGCCGCTTCATCTGGCCGACATTGAAACCGCCGCGCGCGCCTTGGCGCTGATTGCGCCCGACAAACGCGCGGCGGCGATGCGGGACATGATCGCCAAGGCCACGCTTGCCGACCGCTACCGTCTTGCGCATGGCCGCCCGCATCCGCTTTTCGGGACCGGCACGTTGATGTCCTGTGCCCTGCGTGGGGCGGTTGCCTCGCGCCCTGCGGCACTGGGGCCGGATGCCTTGCACGCGCTCGCTATCGCGGCGCAGGAACTGCGCGGTTTTTACATGCATCAATTTCAGTGA
- the pdhA gene encoding pyruvate dehydrogenase (acetyl-transferring) E1 component subunit alpha: protein MPPKKAAAKPNVSAEELLGHYREMLLIRRFEEKAGQLYGMGLIGGFCHLYIGQEAVVVGLEAAAEEGDKRVTSYRDHGHMLACGMDPKGIMAELTGREGGFSKGKGGSMHMFSKEKHFYGGHGIVAAQVPLGAGLAFADKYKGNGRVTFTYFGDGAANQGQVYETYNMAELWDLPVVFVIENNQYAMGTSVQRSTKSPSLWERGAAYGIPGEEVDGMNVLAVKEAGERAVAHCRAGKGPYILEVKTYRYRGHSMSDPAKYRTREEVQKMRDERDPIEQIRDMLLTGKHATDDDLKAIDKEIKAIVNEAAEFSKESPEPALDELWTDIYATEIPQEA, encoded by the coding sequence ATGCCGCCCAAGAAGGCCGCCGCGAAACCCAACGTCTCAGCCGAGGAACTGCTGGGACATTACCGTGAAATGCTGTTGATCCGGCGATTTGAGGAAAAGGCGGGCCAGTTGTACGGCATGGGCCTGATTGGCGGTTTCTGCCACCTCTACATTGGACAGGAAGCGGTTGTTGTGGGCCTTGAGGCTGCAGCCGAAGAAGGCGACAAGCGCGTCACATCCTATCGCGACCACGGCCATATGCTGGCCTGTGGCATGGACCCCAAGGGGATTATGGCCGAACTGACGGGCCGCGAGGGTGGTTTCTCCAAAGGCAAAGGCGGCTCCATGCATATGTTCTCGAAAGAGAAGCATTTCTATGGCGGCCACGGGATTGTCGCGGCACAGGTGCCACTGGGCGCGGGTCTGGCCTTTGCGGATAAATACAAGGGCAACGGACGCGTCACATTCACCTATTTCGGTGATGGAGCGGCCAACCAGGGCCAGGTTTATGAAACATACAACATGGCCGAGCTTTGGGACCTGCCGGTCGTTTTCGTGATCGAGAACAACCAGTATGCCATGGGGACATCAGTCCAGCGTTCGACCAAGTCTCCGTCGCTTTGGGAACGCGGTGCAGCTTACGGCATCCCCGGCGAGGAAGTGGACGGCATGAACGTTCTGGCCGTGAAAGAAGCTGGCGAACGCGCTGTCGCCCACTGTCGTGCAGGCAAAGGCCCCTATATTCTGGAAGTCAAAACATACCGTTATCGCGGCCACTCCATGTCGGACCCTGCAAAGTACCGAACCCGCGAGGAAGTGCAGAAGATGCGCGACGAGCGTGACCCGATCGAGCAGATCCGCGATATGCTGCTGACCGGCAAACACGCCACTGATGATGACCTCAAGGCCATCGACAAAGAGATCAAAGCCATCGTGAACGAGGCCGCAGAGTTTTCGAAAGAGAGCCCCGAGCCTGCGCTGGACGAGCTTTGGACAGATATCTACGCAACCGAAATTCCGCAGGAGGCTTAA
- the cysE gene encoding serine O-acetyltransferase — protein sequence MARPNPSVTEFDPVWQRICEEAEAAIDAEPLMGGLIYAGILHHKSFEGALAYRISMKLASREMSEQILREIADQAYVATPELVAAARADLVATYDRDPACHRFMKPLLFFKGYQAVQCYRLAHWLYQHNRKDLAYFIQMRTSEMFGVDIHPAARIGQGIMIDHAHSIVVGETAVVGDNVSMLHSVTLGGTGKEDDDRHPKIGDGVLIGAGAKVLGNIKVGHCSRIAAGSVVLEEVPPMKTVAGVPARIVGEAGCSQPALSMDQILKTVK from the coding sequence ATGGCGCGTCCAAACCCCAGTGTCACCGAGTTTGATCCGGTCTGGCAACGCATCTGCGAAGAGGCAGAGGCGGCCATTGACGCAGAGCCGCTGATGGGCGGGCTGATCTATGCGGGCATCCTGCACCATAAATCTTTTGAAGGCGCACTGGCCTATCGCATTTCGATGAAGCTCGCGTCACGCGAAATGTCCGAGCAGATTCTGCGTGAGATCGCAGACCAGGCTTATGTTGCCACGCCTGAACTGGTCGCCGCGGCGCGCGCCGATCTTGTGGCGACCTATGATCGTGATCCGGCCTGCCACCGCTTTATGAAACCTTTGCTGTTTTTCAAAGGGTATCAAGCGGTGCAGTGCTATCGTCTGGCCCATTGGCTCTATCAGCATAACCGCAAGGATCTGGCCTATTTCATCCAGATGCGCACAAGCGAGATGTTCGGCGTCGATATCCACCCCGCCGCGCGGATCGGGCAGGGGATCATGATTGACCACGCGCATTCCATCGTTGTCGGCGAAACCGCTGTTGTGGGCGATAACGTGTCGATGCTGCATTCCGTCACTTTGGGCGGCACCGGTAAAGAGGACGACGACCGCCACCCCAAGATCGGCGACGGCGTGCTGATCGGGGCCGGGGCGAAAGTGCTTGGCAACATCAAGGTCGGCCATTGCAGCCGGATCGCCGCAGGGTCTGTGGTGCTCGAAGAGGTGCCACCGATGAAAACCGTCGCCGGCGTACCCGCCAGGATCGTGGGCGAGGCAGGGTGTTCCCAGCCGGCCCTCAGCATGGATCAGATTTTGAAAACGGTAAAATAA
- a CDS encoding baseplate multidomain protein megatron, which yields MATIALSAVGMALGGSIGGSVMGLSMATIGRAAGAVIGQRIDQQILGSGSGSVETGRIDRFRVTGAAEGADIQQIYGRMRVAGQVIWASQFQESSSTSGGGKGAPSAPKTTTYSYSVSLAVALCEGQISSLGRIWADGAELSPDTLNMRVYVGTEDQLPDPKISAIEGAQNTPAYRGTAYVVLEDLALGQFGNRIPQLTFEVMRAGQGVRDDALQTAQAVTLMPGAGEYALATSQLTASASYGAQQAVNTNSPMGGSDFTVSMNAMQAALPQCRAVLLPVTWFGDDLRCGSCAIQPKVVQGQTDAGAMPWRVSGKTRSAAATVAEGDGIPVAGGTPADAAVVEAITDLKARGLDVVFSPVVMMDVIAGNGLPDPYGAAEQAALPWVGEMTLTVAPGRAGSPDGTAAADAQVAGFMGQAAPFDFNISGTQVTYTGAAENSYRRFVLHYAHLCAAAGGVSAFCIGNELAGLTTVRGASGFPMVVALRALAADVRQILGGACKISYAADWSEYHGMQPAGTDDKIFHLDPLWADPNIDFIGVSAALPLADWREGSDHRDADVGTIYDLDYLQGNVAGGEHYDWSYPTPEARAAQRRVPIRDADAEPWVWRAKDFVGWWSHQHHDRIGGIRQSGATDWEPQSKPFWFTAVGCPAVDKGANAPGHFLAQAALPLASNGNRDDLMQMQYLQAVTRHFSDPAMNPLSDIYGGRMVDLAHLHVTGWDPRPYPYWPGNRAVWSDGDRYATGTWLNGRASDRSLASVVAEICARSGVHDYDVRGVFGVVRGYNVSDVSTGRAALQPLMLAYGFDEVERDGVLVFRSRHGQVDYHLTDAHIALDPDSDSGLSHTRTAEADIAGRVQFAHITADGNYEAVAAEVTLPDDDTLTTTRSEAPLVLTRGEGQDIVARWLQEARIGRETVRFALPPSQQNVGAGDTIDLRAGGHAGTYRIDRIEEAGARLIEATRIEPSVYARGARPEDSVQLQPYIGPIPAELLFLDIGMLTGDEIPHAPYVAAAGNPWPGSIALYGAPQDSDYALQSTLNEAATVGLTQTALSRGPVGIWDRQAGVEVSLINGTLSSALLEAVLAGANTIAIGDGTKDNWEILQFQEATPLAAGVYRLSGLLRGQAGSRGLMPQTWHPGSRVVLMNGVPGQIALPTAARGTARHYRFGPAVQPMSDPSYRYETHAFAGNGLRPYPVAHLRAAKNGADVVISWIRCSRIDGDIWADGDIPLGEDSEAYRLRIYKSGQLRREQIVATPQWTYTAAALSNDIGAGFYTIEVAQISERFGAGLTAQIERYL from the coding sequence ATGGCAACGATTGCACTTTCTGCTGTGGGCATGGCGCTGGGCGGCTCAATTGGCGGGTCCGTTATGGGTCTGTCGATGGCGACGATCGGGCGGGCGGCCGGTGCTGTGATTGGCCAGCGTATCGACCAGCAGATTTTGGGCTCTGGCAGTGGCAGTGTCGAGACCGGCCGCATTGACCGTTTCCGTGTCACAGGTGCGGCCGAAGGCGCGGATATCCAGCAAATCTATGGCCGGATGCGTGTTGCGGGGCAGGTCATCTGGGCCTCGCAGTTTCAGGAAAGCTCTTCGACATCCGGCGGGGGCAAAGGGGCGCCATCCGCGCCCAAGACGACAACCTATTCCTATTCTGTCAGCCTCGCCGTCGCCTTGTGCGAAGGGCAGATCAGTAGCCTGGGCCGTATCTGGGCCGACGGGGCCGAGCTTTCGCCGGATACCCTGAACATGCGGGTCTATGTGGGCACGGAGGACCAACTGCCCGATCCCAAGATTTCCGCCATCGAGGGGGCGCAGAACACGCCTGCCTATCGCGGTACCGCCTACGTTGTGCTCGAAGACCTCGCGCTGGGCCAATTCGGGAACCGGATCCCGCAACTGACGTTTGAGGTGATGCGGGCGGGCCAGGGGGTGCGGGATGACGCGTTGCAAACCGCGCAGGCCGTCACACTGATGCCCGGAGCAGGGGAATACGCGCTGGCCACGTCGCAACTCACGGCCTCTGCAAGCTACGGGGCGCAACAGGCAGTCAATACCAACTCGCCCATGGGGGGCAGCGATTTCACCGTCTCGATGAACGCGATGCAGGCTGCCTTGCCGCAATGCCGTGCGGTCCTCTTGCCGGTCACGTGGTTTGGCGATGATCTGCGCTGCGGGTCCTGTGCCATCCAGCCGAAAGTCGTGCAGGGGCAGACAGACGCAGGCGCGATGCCGTGGCGTGTTTCTGGCAAGACCCGCAGTGCGGCGGCGACAGTCGCCGAGGGCGATGGCATCCCGGTTGCAGGGGGCACGCCTGCGGATGCGGCTGTGGTTGAAGCGATCACAGACCTCAAGGCGCGCGGGCTTGACGTGGTCTTCAGCCCTGTTGTGATGATGGATGTGATCGCGGGGAATGGCCTGCCTGACCCTTATGGCGCGGCCGAGCAGGCTGCGTTGCCATGGGTCGGCGAGATGACCCTGACGGTGGCACCTGGGCGTGCGGGCTCACCTGATGGCACCGCTGCCGCCGACGCGCAGGTCGCAGGCTTTATGGGGCAGGCGGCGCCTTTCGATTTCAACATCTCGGGCACACAAGTGACGTATACGGGTGCCGCCGAGAACAGCTACCGGCGCTTCGTGCTGCACTATGCGCATCTTTGTGCGGCTGCCGGTGGTGTGTCTGCCTTTTGTATCGGCAACGAGCTTGCGGGCCTGACCACGGTGCGGGGGGCCAGCGGCTTTCCCATGGTCGTGGCCTTGCGCGCCCTTGCCGCCGATGTCCGCCAGATCCTTGGGGGGGCATGCAAGATCAGCTACGCCGCCGACTGGTCCGAATATCACGGGATGCAGCCTGCGGGGACCGATGACAAGATTTTCCACCTCGATCCTCTCTGGGCCGATCCCAATATCGATTTCATCGGTGTGTCGGCGGCGCTACCCCTGGCAGACTGGCGTGAAGGCAGCGATCACCGCGATGCAGATGTCGGGACCATCTATGATCTGGATTATCTGCAAGGCAATGTTGCAGGCGGTGAACACTATGATTGGTCCTACCCCACGCCAGAGGCCCGCGCAGCACAACGCCGGGTACCCATTCGCGATGCGGACGCAGAGCCGTGGGTGTGGCGGGCGAAAGACTTTGTCGGCTGGTGGTCGCACCAGCACCACGACCGGATCGGCGGTATCAGACAGAGCGGTGCAACCGATTGGGAGCCGCAGAGTAAACCTTTCTGGTTCACTGCTGTCGGATGTCCTGCGGTCGATAAGGGCGCCAATGCGCCGGGCCATTTCCTTGCGCAGGCAGCGCTGCCGCTGGCCTCGAACGGGAACCGTGACGACCTGATGCAGATGCAATACCTGCAGGCGGTGACGCGCCATTTCTCTGACCCTGCAATGAACCCGCTGTCTGACATCTATGGCGGGCGCATGGTGGATCTGGCGCATCTGCATGTCACAGGCTGGGACCCGCGCCCATATCCCTATTGGCCGGGCAACCGTGCGGTCTGGTCCGACGGTGACCGCTATGCCACCGGCACCTGGCTGAACGGGCGCGCCTCGGATCGGTCGCTGGCCTCGGTGGTGGCAGAGATCTGCGCGCGATCGGGCGTGCACGACTATGATGTGCGCGGGGTTTTCGGTGTCGTGCGCGGCTATAACGTGTCGGATGTCAGTACAGGGCGTGCAGCACTCCAGCCGCTGATGCTGGCCTACGGGTTTGATGAGGTCGAACGGGATGGCGTACTGGTCTTCCGGAGCCGCCATGGGCAGGTCGATTATCACCTGACCGATGCCCATATCGCACTGGATCCTGACAGTGATAGCGGTCTGTCGCATACGCGCACGGCCGAGGCAGATATCGCAGGGCGCGTGCAATTCGCCCATATCACCGCTGACGGCAATTATGAGGCTGTCGCTGCAGAGGTGACCCTGCCGGATGATGACACCTTGACCACAACACGCAGCGAAGCGCCTTTGGTCCTGACCCGTGGCGAGGGGCAGGATATCGTCGCCCGCTGGCTGCAAGAGGCACGTATCGGGCGCGAGACCGTGCGCTTTGCGCTTCCGCCCTCGCAGCAAAACGTTGGCGCGGGTGATACAATTGATCTGCGCGCGGGTGGCCATGCAGGAACGTACCGGATCGACCGGATCGAAGAGGCGGGCGCGCGCCTGATCGAGGCCACGCGGATCGAACCCTCTGTCTACGCGCGGGGCGCACGCCCCGAGGACAGCGTGCAGTTGCAGCCCTATATCGGCCCGATCCCTGCGGAACTGTTGTTTCTCGATATCGGCATGCTGACCGGAGACGAGATACCCCATGCGCCCTATGTTGCGGCGGCTGGCAATCCATGGCCGGGAAGCATCGCACTTTACGGGGCACCGCAGGACAGCGACTATGCCTTGCAAAGCACCCTGAACGAAGCTGCGACTGTCGGTCTCACACAAACCGCCCTGTCACGCGGACCTGTGGGCATCTGGGACCGTCAGGCAGGAGTCGAAGTCTCGCTGATCAACGGAACGCTCAGTTCGGCCCTTCTAGAGGCGGTACTGGCAGGGGCGAATACCATCGCCATCGGTGACGGAACAAAAGACAATTGGGAGATTTTGCAGTTCCAAGAGGCGACACCGCTCGCTGCCGGCGTTTACCGCCTGTCGGGTCTGTTGCGCGGGCAGGCGGGCAGTCGCGGTCTGATGCCGCAAACATGGCATCCGGGTTCACGGGTCGTACTGATGAACGGGGTGCCGGGGCAGATTGCACTGCCGACGGCGGCACGCGGCACCGCGCGGCACTATCGCTTTGGTCCCGCAGTGCAACCCATGTCCGACCCCAGCTATCGCTATGAGACCCACGCCTTTGCGGGCAATGGCCTGCGGCCCTATCCGGTGGCACATCTGCGCGCGGCCAAGAACGGTGCGGATGTGGTGATCTCATGGATCAGATGCAGCCGCATTGACGGGGATATTTGGGCCGATGGCGATATCCCGCTGGGCGAGGATAGCGAGGCCTACCGCCTGCGCATCTACAAGTCGGGCCAGTTGCGCCGCGAGCAGATCGTTGCAACACCGCAGTGGACCTATACCGCAGCTGCGCTGAGCAACGATATCGGCGCGGGCTTTTACACCATCGAGGTTGCACAGATATCAGAGCGCTTTGGCGCTGGGCTGACGGCACAGATCGAGCGCTACCTGTGA
- a CDS encoding DUF2460 domain-containing protein: MTFHDVRFPASLSFGALGGPERRTEIVTLANGYEERNTPWAHARRRYDAGLGLRSLDDVETLIAFFEARQGQLIGFRWKDWSDYLSCRPSAAVTSSDQLIGVGDEVTRVFQLQKAYRSGDTVYRRPITKPVAGSVRVQVGGDPVTEGVDYVLDHNTGMLTFTDAPDHTAEIRAGFEFDVPVRFDTDAIMTSMSSFQAGQVPNVPVIEVRL, encoded by the coding sequence ATGACTTTCCATGATGTGAGATTTCCCGCCTCGTTAAGCTTTGGCGCTTTGGGCGGGCCCGAGCGGCGCACCGAGATCGTGACGCTGGCCAATGGCTATGAGGAACGCAATACGCCCTGGGCGCATGCGCGCAGGCGGTATGACGCAGGTCTGGGCCTGCGGTCTCTGGACGATGTCGAAACGCTGATTGCGTTTTTCGAGGCGCGACAGGGGCAGTTGATCGGCTTTCGCTGGAAGGACTGGAGCGATTATCTGTCGTGCCGTCCGTCCGCAGCGGTCACGTCATCGGATCAACTCATTGGCGTCGGTGATGAGGTCACGCGCGTCTTTCAGCTGCAAAAGGCCTACCGGTCCGGCGACACCGTTTACCGCCGGCCCATTACCAAACCTGTGGCGGGGTCCGTGCGCGTGCAGGTCGGCGGCGATCCGGTCACCGAGGGTGTGGATTATGTGCTCGACCATAACACCGGCATGCTCACCTTTACGGATGCGCCTGACCACACGGCCGAAATTCGTGCAGGCTTTGAATTTGATGTTCCGGTGCGGTTTGACACCGATGCGATCATGACCTCGATGTCCAGCTTTCAGGCGGGCCAAGTGCCCAATGTTCCCGTGATCGAGGTGCGCCTATGA
- a CDS encoding pyruvate dehydrogenase complex E1 component subunit beta: MATEILMPALSPTMEEGTLAKWLVKEGDTVSSGDIMAEIETDKATMEFEAVDEGVVGKILIAEGTEGVKVNTPIAILVEEGEDVPAAGAAPAAEAKEEAAPVPTKAPAVAAPAAPVADATPDWDADVEVKQTTVREALRDAMAEEMRRDPDVFLMGEEVAEYQGAYKISQGLLDEFGAKRVIDTPITEHGFAGIGVGAAFGALKPIVEFMTFNFAMQAIDHIINSAAKTLYMSGGQMGAPMVFRGPNGAAARVGAQHSQDYAAWYMQIPGLKVVMPYSASDAKGLMKTAIRDPNPVIFLENEILYGKSFDVPVMDDFTIPFGKAKIERSGDDVTIVSFGIGMTYALAAAEKLAEDGINAEVINLRTLRPMDTATILNSVRKTNRCVTVEEGWPQGSVGGYISSVIMQEAFDYLDAPVITCTGKDVPMPYAANLEKHALVTADEVVEACKKVTYR; encoded by the coding sequence ATGGCAACCGAAATTCTTATGCCCGCCCTCTCGCCCACGATGGAAGAAGGCACATTGGCCAAATGGCTTGTCAAAGAGGGCGACACTGTTTCCTCGGGTGACATCATGGCCGAGATCGAAACCGACAAAGCCACGATGGAATTCGAGGCCGTTGACGAAGGTGTCGTTGGCAAGATCCTGATCGCCGAAGGCACCGAAGGTGTGAAAGTGAACACACCCATCGCGATCCTTGTGGAAGAAGGCGAGGACGTGCCCGCCGCTGGTGCGGCCCCTGCTGCCGAGGCCAAAGAAGAAGCGGCACCTGTGCCGACGAAAGCCCCTGCTGTTGCTGCACCTGCCGCACCTGTTGCGGATGCGACGCCTGACTGGGATGCAGATGTCGAGGTCAAGCAAACCACAGTGCGTGAAGCGCTGCGCGATGCGATGGCCGAAGAAATGCGCCGTGATCCCGACGTGTTCCTGATGGGTGAGGAAGTCGCCGAGTATCAGGGTGCCTATAAGATCTCACAAGGTCTGCTGGATGAATTCGGCGCCAAGCGCGTCATCGACACCCCCATCACCGAGCACGGTTTTGCCGGGATCGGTGTGGGTGCGGCCTTTGGTGCTTTGAAGCCGATTGTGGAATTCATGACGTTCAACTTCGCCATGCAAGCCATTGACCATATTATCAACTCTGCCGCTAAGACGCTTTACATGTCGGGTGGTCAGATGGGTGCCCCCATGGTGTTCCGTGGTCCGAACGGTGCTGCCGCCCGCGTGGGTGCGCAACACTCTCAGGACTATGCCGCATGGTATATGCAGATCCCCGGTCTGAAGGTTGTGATGCCCTACTCGGCGTCCGATGCCAAAGGCCTGATGAAGACCGCGATCCGCGACCCCAACCCTGTGATCTTTCTTGAGAATGAAATCCTTTACGGCAAATCATTCGATGTGCCTGTCATGGATGACTTCACCATTCCGTTCGGCAAGGCCAAGATTGAGCGCAGCGGTGACGATGTGACCATCGTCAGCTTTGGCATCGGCATGACCTATGCGCTGGCGGCGGCCGAAAAGCTGGCAGAGGATGGGATCAATGCCGAGGTCATCAACCTGCGGACCCTGCGTCCGATGGACACGGCCACAATCCTGAATTCCGTGCGCAAGACCAACCGCTGCGTCACCGTCGAGGAAGGCTGGCCGCAAGGCAGTGTCGGCGGCTATATCAGCAGTGTGATCATGCAAGAGGCGTTCGATTACCTCGATGCGCCCGTCATCACCTGCACCGGTAAAGACGTCCCGATGCCCTATGCTGCCAACCTCGAAAAACACGCTTTGGTGACCGCTGATGAGGTCGTGGAAGCCTGTAAAAAAGTAACCTACCGTTAA
- a CDS encoding pyruvate dehydrogenase complex dihydrolipoamide acetyltransferase, which produces MPTEILMPALSPTMEEGTLAKWHVKEGDKVSSGDIMAEIETDKATMEFEAVDEGVMGKILIAEGTEGVKVNDVIAILLEDGESADDIGDVSSGSSAAEAPSSPEPAPSAAPAAEKPAAAPAAPKKDGERIFATPLARRIAADKGLDLTQISGSGPHGRIVKADVENATATPKAAAPAAKSDAPAAAAGAAMAAGPSTDAVLKTYADRPFEEVKLDGMRKTIAARLTEAKQSVPHFYLRRDIQLDVLMKFRAQLNKQLEPRGVKLSVNDFIIKACALALQQVPDANAVWAGDRTLKFEKSDVAVAVAIEGGLFTPVLKDAEMKSLSALSAEMKDLAARARDRKLAPHEYAGGSFAISNLGMFGIDNFDAIINPPHSAILAVGAGVKKPIVSDDGELTVGTVMSTTLSVDHRVIDGALGANLLNAIKDNLENPMTMLA; this is translated from the coding sequence ATGCCAACAGAAATCCTGATGCCTGCCCTGTCCCCCACGATGGAGGAAGGCACGCTGGCCAAATGGCACGTCAAAGAGGGGGACAAAGTGTCCTCTGGTGACATCATGGCCGAAATCGAGACCGACAAAGCCACGATGGAATTCGAGGCGGTGGATGAAGGTGTGATGGGCAAGATCCTGATCGCCGAAGGCACCGAAGGCGTGAAGGTCAACGATGTGATCGCCATTCTGCTGGAAGATGGTGAAAGCGCGGATGATATCGGTGACGTCTCGTCCGGTTCATCCGCCGCTGAAGCGCCGTCTTCACCTGAACCCGCGCCGAGTGCCGCACCAGCGGCCGAGAAGCCTGCGGCAGCGCCTGCCGCGCCTAAAAAGGACGGCGAGCGGATCTTTGCAACACCGCTGGCGCGTCGGATTGCGGCCGATAAGGGCCTTGATCTGACACAGATCAGCGGCTCTGGCCCGCATGGCCGGATCGTGAAGGCCGATGTGGAGAACGCGACTGCGACACCAAAAGCTGCCGCACCTGCGGCGAAGTCCGATGCGCCCGCGGCTGCGGCCGGTGCAGCAATGGCGGCTGGTCCTTCCACCGATGCTGTGCTGAAAACCTATGCGGATCGTCCGTTCGAAGAGGTCAAGCTGGACGGGATGCGCAAGACGATTGCCGCCCGCCTGACCGAGGCCAAGCAGTCTGTGCCGCATTTCTATCTGCGCCGCGATATCCAGCTTGATGTGCTGATGAAATTCCGCGCCCAATTGAACAAACAGCTTGAGCCGCGTGGCGTGAAGCTGTCGGTCAACGATTTCATCATCAAGGCCTGCGCACTGGCCTTGCAGCAGGTGCCCGATGCGAATGCGGTTTGGGCCGGTGACCGGACGCTGAAGTTCGAAAAGTCGGACGTGGCGGTGGCTGTGGCCATCGAAGGCGGGTTGTTCACGCCGGTACTGAAAGACGCCGAAATGAAGTCGCTCTCTGCCCTTTCAGCCGAGATGAAAGACCTTGCAGCACGCGCCCGTGACCGCAAACTGGCCCCACATGAATACGCGGGCGGCAGTTTCGCGATTTCCAACCTTGGCATGTTTGGCATCGACAACTTTGACGCCATCATCAACCCGCCCCATTCCGCAATCCTCGCGGTGGGTGCCGGTGTCAAAAAGCCGATTGTCAGTGACGATGGCGAATTGACGGTCGGTACGGTCATGTCAACGACACTGTCGGTTGATCACCGTGTGATTGACGGAGCCTTGGGTGCAAACCTGCTCAATGCGATCAAGGACAACCTTGAGAACCCGATGACGATGCTGGCGTAA
- a CDS encoding NlpC/P60 family protein gives MNDRVVTIARTWLGTPYGHQASVQGVSCDCLGLLRGIWREVYGQEPEAIPAYTRDWSEPQGVERLLCAAKRHFHDVSDTPLAAGQVVLFRMRQGAVAKHLGLVSQTGALPQFIHAYQGHGVVESPLSAPWQKRIAARFEFIERDT, from the coding sequence ATGAACGATCGCGTGGTCACGATTGCCCGCACATGGTTGGGCACGCCCTATGGTCATCAGGCCTCGGTGCAGGGGGTCAGCTGCGATTGTCTGGGCCTGTTGCGCGGTATCTGGCGCGAGGTCTACGGCCAAGAGCCCGAAGCGATTCCCGCCTATACGCGCGACTGGTCCGAGCCGCAGGGGGTAGAACGCTTGCTCTGTGCCGCCAAGCGCCATTTCCATGATGTCAGCGACACCCCTTTGGCCGCCGGCCAGGTGGTGCTGTTCCGCATGCGTCAGGGTGCCGTGGCCAAACACCTTGGGCTGGTGTCACAGACTGGGGCCTTGCCGCAGTTCATTCACGCCTATCAGGGCCACGGCGTCGTCGAGAGCCCACTATCTGCGCCGTGGCAAAAACGGATCGCCGCACGCTTTGAATTCATCGAGAGGGACACCTGA